Proteins co-encoded in one Variovorax terrae genomic window:
- a CDS encoding response regulator transcription factor: protein MERTLDATVFIVDDDAGVREALAWLLRSRRLLSEAYDSAEAFERILQRGFVPSQPCCLLLDVRMPGMSGLALFDKLVERGLSEAMPVIFLTGHADVPTAVDMVKRGAFDFCEKPFSDNALVDRIEQALRRSAQVVQARREKLSLQAKLAELTERERDVMRLVVEGLPNKLIADQLDISVRTVEVHRARVFDKMEVKSAVELANLLRNL from the coding sequence ATGGAACGAACGCTTGATGCAACGGTTTTCATCGTCGACGACGACGCCGGCGTGCGCGAGGCCCTGGCTTGGCTGCTGCGCTCGCGCCGCCTGCTGAGCGAGGCCTACGACAGCGCCGAGGCCTTCGAGCGCATCCTGCAGCGCGGCTTCGTGCCGTCCCAGCCGTGCTGCCTGCTGCTGGACGTGCGCATGCCTGGCATGAGCGGGCTGGCCCTGTTCGACAAGCTGGTCGAGCGCGGCCTGTCCGAGGCCATGCCGGTGATCTTCCTGACCGGCCACGCCGATGTGCCGACGGCCGTGGACATGGTCAAGCGCGGCGCCTTCGACTTCTGCGAGAAGCCCTTTTCCGACAACGCCCTGGTGGACCGCATCGAGCAGGCGCTCAGGCGCTCGGCGCAGGTCGTGCAGGCGCGCCGCGAGAAGCTCAGCCTGCAGGCCAAGCTGGCCGAGCTGACCGAGCGCGAGCGCGACGTGATGCGGCTGGTGGTCGAGGGCCTGCCCAACAAGCTGATCGCCGACCAGCTCGACATCAGCGTGCGCACGGTGGAAGTGCACCGCGCCCGCGTGTTCGACAAGATGGAAGTGAAGTCGGCCGTGGAGCTGGCCAATCTGCTGCGCAACCTGTAG
- a CDS encoding murein transglycosylase A, with the protein MVHHTISTSSNKAPSASSKIRPMNRLLWLVSTLAIVGILAGCASAPPQAPEPARPSAGEPAYPGDSGPLPAALTQGKSRWQPVRWAELPGFGEDALFEAWNAWIKSCERPGPTFAPLCAEVRRLSIASGDEQRAWMMARLQPYRVEPLQGGADGLLTGYYEPLLEASRTPRPGFQVPLYRPPATLGQRRPWYSRQEIDTLPEARAALRGREIAYLADPVDALVLQIQGSGRVRVTEADGSQRLVRLAFAGSNDQPYKSVGRWLLDQGAIRDGSWPAIKAWVAQNPQRVNDMLWSNPRTVFFREEALPELDAAFGPRGAQGVALTPGRSIAVDRESIPYGTPVWLASSGPQLNLQRLVLAQDTGSAIVGAVRADYFAGWGAEAGELAGRLKQPLRLWVLWPK; encoded by the coding sequence ATGGTCCACCACACGATCAGCACGAGCAGTAACAAGGCCCCCAGCGCTTCAAGCAAAATCAGACCCATGAACCGACTCCTGTGGCTTGTTTCGACCCTCGCGATTGTAGGAATCCTGGCCGGCTGCGCCAGCGCGCCGCCACAAGCCCCCGAGCCGGCCCGGCCTTCTGCCGGCGAGCCCGCCTACCCCGGCGACAGCGGCCCGCTGCCCGCGGCCCTGACGCAGGGCAAGAGCCGCTGGCAGCCGGTGCGCTGGGCCGAGCTGCCGGGCTTCGGCGAAGACGCGCTGTTCGAGGCCTGGAACGCCTGGATCAAGAGCTGCGAACGCCCGGGCCCCACCTTCGCCCCGCTGTGCGCCGAGGTGCGCCGCCTGAGCATCGCCTCGGGTGACGAGCAGCGCGCCTGGATGATGGCGCGGCTGCAGCCCTACCGCGTCGAGCCGCTGCAGGGCGGCGCCGACGGCCTGCTGACCGGCTACTACGAGCCGCTGCTGGAGGCCTCGCGCACGCCGCGCCCGGGCTTCCAGGTGCCGCTGTACCGGCCGCCCGCGACGCTGGGCCAGCGCCGCCCCTGGTACTCGCGCCAGGAGATCGACACCCTGCCCGAGGCGCGCGCCGCGCTGCGCGGGCGCGAGATCGCCTACCTCGCCGACCCGGTCGATGCGCTGGTGCTGCAGATCCAGGGCTCGGGCCGCGTGCGCGTGACCGAGGCCGACGGCTCGCAGCGCCTGGTGCGGCTGGCCTTCGCCGGCTCCAACGACCAGCCCTACAAGAGCGTGGGCCGCTGGCTGCTCGACCAGGGCGCGATCCGCGACGGCTCCTGGCCCGCCATCAAGGCCTGGGTGGCGCAGAACCCGCAGCGCGTCAACGACATGCTGTGGAGCAATCCGCGCACCGTGTTCTTCCGCGAGGAGGCGTTGCCCGAGCTGGACGCCGCCTTCGGCCCGCGCGGCGCGCAGGGCGTGGCGCTGACGCCGGGCCGCTCGATCGCGGTGGACCGCGAGAGCATTCCCTACGGCACGCCGGTGTGGCTGGCCTCCAGCGGCCCGCAGCTCAACCTGCAGCGCCTGGTGCTGGCGCAGGACACGGGCAGCGCCATCGTGGGCGCCGTGCGGGCCGACTACTTCGCCGGCTGGGGCGCCGAGGCCGGCGAACTGGCCGGCCGCCTCAAACAACCGCTCCGGCTCTGGGTTTTGTGGCCAAAATAG
- a CDS encoding PhoX family protein, with protein MSDLPQTSRRQALKFLAGAPMLPLSAGGLAAMTSLAACGGGDGSLVAAPAGPSAVAPSFVSAEFVGMDAPNLTKAADMATTAVSSSLKVNFSNSTSQTFKLAYQPFFVTGELVTDGKGGQILAGGYFDIYNNKIIDKTVPGKERQYFSDSPDGTSLLTVPGAKVDGVKGNAVFAVVQFEYTTWAQDGKTDMYGKLPSPIAVLTLDQDPATGKLSLVKYHNVDTSGVRGLWITCGASLSPWGTHLSSEEYEPDAFNAANAQLQAFSLNLYGDAAKANPYHYGHMPEVTVKTDGTASIKKHYCMGRISHELVQVMPDNRTAFMGDDATNSGYFVFVADKEKDLSSGSLYVAKVGAGFSIKPGDAAAPLTWIKLGSATSAEIENLANTLLPADIMTVVKADPADATFTKIVANGKIEWIKIKPGMEKAAAFLETHRYAAFVGASMGFTKMEGTTVNIKDKVAYSALQNIQASMVAGNVANVPGNGISVDKQLVAGGVMALALKSGVKDDKGAAINSEWMPVDTKALLMGEDITADALGNTANPDKIANPDNLKFSEKLRTLFIGEDSSQHVNNFLWAYNIDTKKLSRLMSIPSGGESTGLHAVDEINGWTYIMSNFQHAGDWLGIHSTVKATLDPLVRANYKDKFGAAVGYLTVDLKAAATAKA; from the coding sequence ATGTCCGATCTGCCCCAAACCTCGCGCCGGCAGGCGCTGAAATTCCTGGCTGGCGCACCCATGCTGCCGCTGAGTGCCGGCGGCCTGGCCGCCATGACCTCGCTGGCCGCCTGCGGCGGCGGCGACGGCTCGCTGGTGGCCGCACCGGCCGGCCCGAGCGCCGTGGCGCCGAGCTTCGTCTCGGCCGAATTCGTCGGCATGGACGCGCCCAACCTCACCAAGGCGGCCGACATGGCCACCACCGCCGTGAGCTCCAGCCTCAAGGTGAACTTCAGCAACAGCACCAGCCAGACCTTCAAGCTGGCCTACCAGCCCTTCTTCGTGACCGGCGAGCTGGTGACCGACGGCAAGGGCGGCCAGATCCTGGCCGGCGGCTACTTCGACATCTACAACAACAAGATCATCGACAAGACGGTGCCGGGCAAGGAACGCCAGTACTTCTCGGATTCGCCGGACGGCACCTCGCTGCTGACGGTGCCTGGCGCCAAGGTGGACGGCGTCAAGGGCAATGCCGTGTTCGCCGTGGTGCAGTTCGAGTACACCACCTGGGCCCAGGACGGCAAGACCGACATGTACGGCAAGCTGCCGTCGCCGATTGCCGTGCTCACGCTCGACCAGGACCCGGCCACCGGCAAGCTGTCGCTGGTCAAGTACCACAACGTCGACACCTCGGGCGTGCGCGGCCTGTGGATCACCTGCGGCGCCAGCCTGTCGCCCTGGGGCACGCACCTGTCGAGCGAAGAGTACGAACCCGATGCCTTCAACGCGGCCAATGCCCAGCTCCAGGCCTTTAGCCTGAACCTGTACGGCGACGCCGCCAAGGCCAACCCCTACCACTACGGCCACATGCCCGAAGTGACGGTGAAGACCGACGGCACGGCCTCGATCAAGAAGCACTACTGCATGGGCCGCATCTCGCACGAGCTGGTGCAGGTGATGCCCGACAACCGGACGGCCTTCATGGGCGACGACGCCACCAACAGCGGCTACTTCGTGTTCGTGGCCGACAAGGAGAAGGACCTGTCCTCGGGCTCGCTGTATGTCGCCAAGGTCGGCGCCGGCTTCTCCATCAAGCCCGGCGACGCCGCTGCCCCGCTGACCTGGATCAAGCTCGGCAGCGCCACCAGCGCCGAGATCGAGAACCTCGCCAACACGCTGCTGCCCGCCGACATCATGACCGTGGTCAAGGCCGATCCGGCCGACGCGACGTTCACCAAGATCGTGGCCAACGGCAAGATCGAGTGGATCAAGATCAAGCCAGGCATGGAGAAGGCCGCCGCCTTTCTCGAAACCCACCGCTACGCGGCCTTCGTCGGCGCCAGCATGGGCTTCACCAAGATGGAAGGCACGACGGTCAACATCAAGGACAAGGTGGCCTACTCCGCGCTGCAGAACATCCAGGCCTCGATGGTGGCCGGCAACGTCGCCAACGTGCCGGGCAACGGCATCTCGGTGGACAAGCAGCTGGTGGCCGGCGGCGTGATGGCGCTGGCCCTCAAGAGCGGCGTCAAGGACGACAAGGGCGCCGCGATCAACAGCGAATGGATGCCGGTGGACACCAAGGCGCTGCTGATGGGCGAGGACATCACCGCCGACGCCCTGGGCAACACCGCCAACCCCGACAAGATCGCCAACCCCGACAACCTGAAGTTCTCCGAGAAGCTGCGCACCCTGTTCATCGGCGAGGACAGCAGCCAGCACGTCAACAACTTCCTGTGGGCCTACAACATCGACACCAAGAAGCTGTCGCGCCTCATGTCGATTCCCTCGGGCGGCGAATCCACCGGCCTGCACGCCGTGGACGAGATCAACGGCTGGACCTACATCATGAGCAACTTCCAGCACGCCGGCGACTGGCTCGGCATCCACAGCACCGTGAAGGCCACGCTCGATCCGCTGGTGCGCGCGAACTACAAGGACAAGTTCGGCGCGGCGGTGGGCTACCTCACCGTCGACCTCAAGGCCGCAGCCACGGCGAAAGCCTGA
- a CDS encoding Lrp/AsnC family transcriptional regulator has translation METLDKFDLAILTELQADARLTNTELAQRVGLSAAPCWRRVRALEEAGFIKGYRAEIDRHKIGLGVLAFVRLDAERNTGGVTRELEEAIRKIPEIISCHYISGAGTFELQVVSRDLDSFSLFMRQVLINLPNVKDLHTSFSLGEVKASSALPLGHLARIGQESASSGR, from the coding sequence ATGGAAACACTAGACAAGTTTGATCTCGCCATCCTGACCGAATTGCAGGCCGACGCGCGGCTGACCAACACCGAGCTGGCGCAGCGCGTGGGCCTGTCGGCCGCACCCTGCTGGCGCCGCGTGCGCGCGCTGGAGGAAGCCGGCTTCATCAAGGGCTACCGCGCCGAGATCGACCGCCACAAGATCGGCCTGGGCGTGCTGGCCTTCGTGCGGCTGGATGCCGAGCGCAACACGGGCGGAGTCACGCGCGAACTCGAGGAGGCGATCCGCAAGATCCCCGAGATCATCTCCTGCCACTACATCAGCGGCGCGGGCACGTTCGAATTGCAGGTGGTGTCGCGCGACCTCGACAGCTTCTCGCTGTTCATGCGCCAGGTGCTGATCAACCTGCCCAACGTGAAGGACCTGCACACCAGCTTCTCGCTGGGCGAGGTCAAGGCCAGCAGCGCGCTGCCGCTCGGACATCTGGCCAGAATCGGCCAGGAGTCCGCATCCAGCGGTCGTTGA
- a CDS encoding indolepyruvate ferredoxin oxidoreductase family protein: protein MNAPLPEHIRKALETVTLDDKYSLDYGRAFMSGVQALVKLPMLQRLRDAQQGKNTAGFISGYRGSPLGGYDQALVKAAKYLKGQNIVFQPGVNEELAATALWGTQMLGFSPPGTNRFDGVFGIWYGKGPGVDRCSDVFKHANMAGTTPWGGVIAVAGDDHVAKSSTAAHQSDHIFKACGLPVFFPATVQEILDLGIHAFAMSRFSGVWAGMKTIQEIVESSATAMIDPERVDIKIPTDFQMPPGGVHIRWPDHALEQEARLFDYKWYAALAYIRANRLNYNVIEGPNDRIGLIASGKAYNDTRQALIDLGLDDAACRQLGIRLHKVGVVWPLEAQLTREFATGLQEILVIEEKRQVIEYQLKEELYNWRPDVRPNVLGKFSEVEGDFSGGEWSQPNPTANTLLRANADLSPALIARSIAQRLKKLGVDGDMAARIDAQLAILGAKERALQVLEVKADRAPWFCSGCPHNTSTVVPEGSRAMAGIGCHFMATWMDRSTIGFTQMGGEGVPWVGQQPFTTDQHIFANLGDGTYFHSGLLAIRQAIASGVNITYKILYNDAVAMTGGQQVGERPEGHSVVQIAQSMRAEGAAKITIVTDEPEKYDSIHGLPEGIAIQHRDTLDAVQREFRELKGTTVIIYDQTCATEKRRRRKRGTMVDPAKRVVINELVCEGCGDCGEQSNCLSVEPLETEFGRKRQINQSTCNKDMSCLKGFCPSFVTVEGGSFKKKAKDQAASPLQLGALPEPQLPVIHGAYGIVVAGVGGTGVITIGQLLGMAAHIEGKGIVTQDAAGLAQKGGATWSHVLIGERQDDIRTTRVSMAAADLILGCDPIVAAGKETAMRMREGRTHVALNSHSAPTAAFVHNADWQNPAEACAAEIAKAVGASAVGTFDADTAATRLMGDSLYANPMMLGYAWQKGWVPLSLESLLRAIELNAVAVDNNKAAFAWGRHAAHDWAAVEKLFTPAQVVTFKKRETLDGLVARRVEFLTGYQNAAYAEQYRQFVDRVRQAEARLGKTTLAESVARYLFKLMAYKDEYEVARLHTDTAFLAKVNAMFEGDFKLNYHLAPPIIAKKNAKGELQKQQFGPAMLTGFRLLARLKGLRGTALDLFGRTAERKTERALIGEYRASIEELLQTLEAGNHAAAVEIARIPEQIKGYGHVKERHLAEARVKWTQLLAAWRSPKPLQQAA, encoded by the coding sequence ATGAACGCCCCGCTACCCGAGCACATCCGCAAGGCCCTCGAAACGGTCACGCTCGACGACAAGTATTCCCTCGACTACGGCCGCGCCTTCATGAGCGGCGTGCAGGCCCTGGTCAAGCTGCCGATGCTGCAGCGCCTGCGCGATGCGCAGCAGGGCAAGAACACCGCGGGCTTCATCAGCGGCTACCGCGGCTCGCCGCTGGGCGGCTACGACCAGGCGCTGGTCAAGGCGGCCAAGTACCTGAAGGGCCAGAACATCGTGTTCCAGCCTGGCGTCAACGAGGAGCTGGCCGCCACTGCGCTGTGGGGCACGCAGATGCTGGGCTTCTCGCCGCCGGGCACCAACCGCTTCGACGGCGTGTTCGGCATCTGGTACGGCAAGGGCCCGGGCGTGGACCGCTGCTCCGATGTGTTCAAGCACGCCAACATGGCCGGCACCACGCCCTGGGGCGGCGTGATCGCGGTGGCCGGCGACGACCACGTGGCCAAGAGCAGCACCGCCGCGCACCAGAGCGACCATATCTTCAAGGCCTGCGGCCTGCCGGTGTTCTTCCCGGCCACGGTGCAGGAGATCCTGGACCTGGGCATCCACGCCTTCGCGATGAGCCGCTTCTCGGGCGTGTGGGCCGGCATGAAGACGATCCAGGAGATCGTCGAGTCCAGCGCCACCGCGATGATCGACCCCGAGCGCGTGGACATCAAGATTCCTACCGATTTCCAGATGCCGCCCGGCGGCGTGCACATCCGCTGGCCCGACCACGCGCTGGAGCAGGAGGCGCGCCTGTTCGACTACAAGTGGTATGCCGCGCTGGCCTACATCCGCGCCAACCGCCTGAACTACAACGTGATCGAGGGCCCGAACGACCGCATCGGCCTGATCGCCTCGGGCAAGGCCTACAACGACACCCGCCAGGCCCTGATCGACCTCGGCCTGGACGACGCAGCCTGCCGCCAGCTCGGCATCCGCCTGCACAAGGTCGGCGTGGTCTGGCCGCTGGAGGCGCAGCTCACGCGCGAGTTCGCCACCGGCCTGCAGGAAATCCTGGTGATCGAGGAGAAGCGCCAGGTCATCGAGTACCAGCTCAAGGAAGAGCTGTACAACTGGCGGCCCGACGTGCGGCCCAATGTGCTGGGCAAGTTCAGCGAAGTCGAAGGCGACTTTTCCGGCGGCGAATGGTCGCAGCCCAACCCCACGGCCAACACCCTGCTGCGCGCCAACGCCGACCTGTCGCCCGCGCTGATCGCGCGCTCCATCGCGCAGCGCCTCAAGAAGCTCGGTGTGGACGGCGACATGGCCGCGCGCATCGACGCGCAGCTCGCCATCCTGGGCGCCAAGGAGCGCGCGCTGCAGGTGCTGGAAGTGAAGGCCGACCGCGCGCCCTGGTTCTGCTCGGGCTGCCCGCACAACACCAGCACCGTGGTGCCCGAGGGCTCGCGCGCCATGGCCGGCATCGGCTGCCACTTCATGGCCACCTGGATGGACCGCAGCACCATCGGCTTCACGCAGATGGGCGGCGAGGGCGTGCCCTGGGTCGGCCAGCAGCCCTTCACCACCGACCAGCACATCTTCGCCAACCTGGGCGACGGCACCTACTTCCACAGCGGCCTGCTGGCGATCCGCCAGGCCATCGCCTCAGGCGTGAACATCACCTACAAGATCCTCTACAACGACGCGGTGGCCATGACCGGCGGCCAGCAGGTCGGCGAGCGGCCCGAGGGCCACAGCGTGGTGCAGATCGCGCAGAGCATGCGGGCCGAAGGCGCGGCGAAGATCACCATCGTCACCGACGAGCCCGAGAAGTACGACAGCATCCACGGCCTGCCCGAGGGCATCGCGATCCAGCACCGCGACACGCTGGACGCGGTGCAGCGCGAGTTCCGCGAGCTCAAGGGCACCACGGTCATCATCTACGACCAGACCTGCGCCACCGAGAAGCGCCGGCGCCGCAAGCGCGGCACGATGGTGGATCCGGCCAAGCGCGTGGTCATCAACGAGCTGGTCTGCGAGGGCTGCGGCGACTGCGGCGAGCAGTCCAACTGCCTGTCGGTGGAGCCGCTGGAAACCGAGTTCGGCCGCAAGCGCCAGATCAACCAGAGCACCTGCAACAAGGACATGAGCTGCCTCAAGGGTTTCTGCCCGAGCTTCGTCACGGTCGAAGGTGGGAGTTTCAAGAAGAAAGCCAAGGACCAGGCCGCGTCGCCGCTCCAGCTCGGTGCGCTGCCCGAGCCGCAGCTGCCCGTCATCCATGGTGCCTATGGGATCGTGGTGGCCGGCGTCGGCGGCACCGGCGTCATCACCATCGGCCAGCTGCTGGGCATGGCCGCGCACATCGAGGGCAAGGGCATCGTCACGCAGGACGCGGCGGGCCTCGCGCAAAAGGGCGGCGCCACCTGGAGCCACGTGCTGATCGGCGAGCGGCAGGATGACATCCGCACCACGCGCGTGAGCATGGCGGCGGCGGACCTGATCCTCGGCTGCGACCCCATCGTCGCCGCCGGCAAGGAGACCGCGATGCGCATGCGCGAAGGCCGCACCCATGTGGCGCTCAACTCGCACAGCGCGCCCACCGCGGCCTTCGTGCACAACGCCGACTGGCAGAACCCGGCCGAGGCCTGCGCCGCCGAGATCGCGAAGGCCGTGGGCGCTTCCGCCGTCGGCACCTTCGACGCCGACACCGCCGCCACCCGGCTGATGGGCGACAGCCTGTACGCCAACCCGATGATGCTGGGCTATGCCTGGCAGAAGGGCTGGGTGCCGCTGTCGCTCGAATCGCTGCTGCGCGCCATCGAGCTCAACGCCGTGGCGGTGGACAACAACAAGGCGGCGTTCGCCTGGGGCCGCCATGCGGCGCACGACTGGGCGGCGGTCGAGAAACTGTTCACCCCGGCCCAGGTGGTGACGTTCAAGAAGCGCGAAACGCTGGACGGCCTGGTGGCGCGCCGCGTCGAGTTCCTCACCGGCTACCAGAATGCGGCCTATGCCGAGCAGTACCGGCAGTTCGTCGACCGGGTGCGCCAGGCCGAGGCACGCCTGGGCAAGACCACGCTGGCCGAGTCCGTGGCGCGCTACCTGTTCAAGCTGATGGCCTACAAGGACGAGTACGAGGTGGCGCGCCTGCACACCGACACCGCCTTCCTGGCCAAGGTCAACGCCATGTTCGAGGGCGACTTCAAGCTCAACTACCACCTCGCGCCGCCGATCATCGCCAAGAAGAATGCCAAGGGCGAGCTGCAGAAGCAGCAGTTCGGCCCGGCCATGCTGACGGGCTTCAGGCTGCTGGCCCGGCTCAAGGGCCTGCGCGGCACCGCGCTTGACCTCTTCGGCAGGACCGCAGAGCGCAAGACCGAGCGCGCGCTGATCGGCGAATACCGCGCCAGCATCGAGGAGCTGCTGCAAACGCTGGAGGCCGGCAACCACGCGGCCGCGGTCGAGATCGCGCGCATTCCCGAGCAGATCAAGGGGTATGGCCACGTCAAGGAACGCCATCTGGCCGAGGCCCGCGTGAAGTGGACGCAGCTGCTGGCGGCCTGGCGCAGCCCGAAGCCGCTGCAACAGGCGGCTTGA